The genomic segment CAATAGGCCAGAACGGTTGTGCGGGCATCTATCCGGCGATGCTGGCGATTATGGCTGCCCCGGCTGCCGGTGTGGACCCGACGAGTCCATCGTTCATTCTGACACTCGTCCTCGTTGTGGCGATCAGTTCATTCGGCGTCGCCGGTGTTGGCGGAGGAGCGACTTTTGCTTCGCTGATCGTTCTGTCAATTCTTGATTTCCCTGTAGCGATTGTTGGTCTGCTCATCTCTGTTGAGCCATTAATCGATATGGGGCGTACGGCGCTTAACGTGAGTGACTCGATGCTGGCAGGGCTTATTACCAGCAGAGCAACCGGTGAGCTGGATAAAACCGTCTATGATCAAAAAAATTCCGAACCGCAAAGCGCTGTGTGATAGCTTTACAGAAGACGGACATCTGAATAAGAACATTAAAACCTCGTGAACCGTTCGACTGCGGATGATTTGCGAGGCTTTTTTAGTGAATGGGAAGGCCGCCACCTTCTCTCTTTCAAACATATGGAAGACAAGAGACCGGGAAGGGCATCAGTACAGGATCACCTGCCGTTTCCGTTGTTTTTGTGGATTTGCCTCAGGAGTTTTGAATCCATGGTACGCGTTCCTCTGCTGGCCGGCCTGCGCCAACAGGAGGTGACTGTCCGACATGTTAATAAATATATGCTCAATATGGTAAAATGTAAATACATAAATAATATTGAGCATGTGAAAAGCAGGTGACCAGGGTATGACGATTGATCACAGTTCGAAAAAGCCGATGCATCTTCAAATAAGAGAGGATTTACTGAAAAAAATCCTCTCTGGTTATTATAAGGAGAATCAACTCATCCCGAAGGAAGTTGAACTGGCTGAAGACTATGGTGTCAGCCGTCCAACAGTCCGGCAATCCATTCAATCTTTGGTTAATGAAGGCTATCTGGAGCGAAAGAAAAGAAAGGGAACTATAGTTCGCCGACGGAAAATCCCCCAGGAATTTACGCATATTATTGAAAGCTATAACGCCGAAATGGATCGAAAAGGGCTATTACCCAATACAAAAGTTCTGACCTTTAAGGAGGAGGTTGCAAATGAGGAAATTGCAGAAAACCTGGAAATAAAGGAAGGCGATGGGGTTTACAAACTGATACGACTGAGATTCATAGAAGATGATCCAATTGTGCTTGTGACGACTTATTTGCCGGCCAAATTATTAAAAGACTTTTTAAATGTCGACTTTTCACAGCAGCAGCTATATAGTGTATTAGCGAAACAGGGCTACCCGGTTAAATCGGTCAGAAGAAAGCTGGAGGTTATGAAAGCCGGTGAAACGGTCGGAGCATTGCTTGATATTGATGAGATTGATCCAATTTTCTATTTCCATACAGTGGGCTATACCGATTGCCACGTCCCGATTGAATATTCCATATCAAAATACAGAGGTGATCTGAATTCCTTTATTTTCGAGATTTCAAATCACACTTCAGATTTTCATAACGAATAAAAGATACAGCATCTCTTAACTGACGCCGTATCTTTTATTTTTTGCTTTGGATGTAAAACTGAAAGTAGAGAAAACAGTTCAATTCTGCCGGATCTGTGAATCAAATGTCAATGAACGTTTTTCCGGCTGATGCCATTTGTTCTTTGATTTCCGAGATAATTTGAATACTTGCACTGCAGCCAATTCGTTCGGCTCCATTTTGAATCATCTTGACAAAAGTCTGTGCATCGCGTATTCCCCCGGCTGCTTTCACCTTTACTGCTGGTCCAACGGTTTTTTTCATGAGCTGGACATCTTCAAACTTTGCACCACTGGGGCCAAAGCCTGTGGACGTTTTAATGAAATCCGGTTTCACCTCTCTGGCGATTTCCGCCAGCCTGATTATTTCGTCTTTTGTTAAGAAGGCGTTTTCAAAAATAACCTTGGAGATGGCTTGGTGAGCGCGGCACAGCCCGACGATCTGTGACATTTCCTTTTTAATATAGTCGTCGTTTTTATTTTTCAGTTCTGAAATATTAATGACATAATCAATTTCGTCTGCCCCGTTTTCAAGTGCATCCCTGGTTTCCGCCAGCTTAGCTTTAATAGTTGTCTGACCAAACGGGAAACTGATGGCTGCCCCGACATGGATGTCTGTACCCTCTAGCAGGGACGCACAAAGTGCTGTCTGCACTTGATTAATGGCGACCATCTTAAAGTGATAGGTTTTTGCTTCCTGGCATAATTTCTCCATGTCTTCTTTAGTGGCGTTTGGTTTTAAATTCGTGTGATCAATGAAACGGCTTAAATCGTCAATTGTGTATCGAGTCAATTAAGGCACCTCCGTATATGTCATTACATAAAATGTATATCAATGCCTCACACGTGTCAATGATTATTTATTTATACACAAAAACTTGAAAGATAGAAAAGTGTACCTACTATTTTTGCCCCCTCGCTTCGCCAAGAACTGACACGGCTTTCGAGACACTGAAAATAGCTTAAAATCAAGAAAAAAATAACCTCGTAAGGGATTCTGCAAAGTACTAATTGTTTAATACTAACATTAGAAGGAGCATTATCCGAGGGGTTATCATTCTGTAATTTATTCTGTTTCCCCGCGTTTGACTCCTAAACATGTGAATCAGCAATGACATTAACCTTCCGATAGTGTCAATAAAGGTCTGTAAATTCCTCTCCATCACTTTTGATGGTCTTAGGAACAATTGAGAGACTTGAATATCGCTTTATCTGATTGCCTATGAGCAGACTTCTGCAGATTGTACTAATTACCTATATTGGGGCCCGAATCGCTTTTGCGTTCGGTATATTCAAGATAGAATCGTTATTACCGCAAAAACAAACCGGGGCAACAGCAAAAAGTGCCGAAGTCCCGGTGCGGAGATCATTGACCTACTGATCAATTGCTGATGTCGAAACGCAAAGTGGCTATTTGGTATGGATTCATCAGAATTTGCAGTTTATCATGATTTATCTCTGTGACAGGGATATTCTTTTTCTGTTCGTCAAGCTTCACCTGTACGACATTAACATAGCGAAATTGCGGCTGTACGGTAATCACATTCTTCGTGCCCGAGTAGTCGTGCAGTCGAATAATGACGGCTTTTTCATCCTCACTCATCTTTATCGTATCCAAAGCGACAGGAAATTCACCGGATAAATTAACTAAGGCAGTGAGTTGATCGTCGCTTGCATTGGTTACGATTTGCAGCGGATCGTTGAGCTCTTCGCTCACTTTTTCCACGTCGCCGGACAGAAAATCTCCCTCATGGGGCAAGAGGCTGTATGTGAATTTGTGTCTGCCCTCGTCTGCATTAGGGTCCGGATCAATCCCGGACTTCAGAAGGGTAAGCGACATCTGTTGGCCCTTAATTCGATAGCCATACTTACAATCGTTTAACAATGCCAAACCGCAATCCCGCTCGGATAGATCGGCCCATTTGTGGGCCACTGTTTCGAATTTTGCCTGATCCCAACTTGTATTGTCGCTTGTTGGCCGCTGCACGTTTCCGTATTGAATATCATAGCGAGCGTAATCCGATTGGATTGTTGTGTTAAAAGCAGTGCGTAATAGCGTTTGATGCTCATGCCAATCAACTTGTGTGATAAAGTCGATTCGCGGTGAATGGGCATAGAAGCGGATGACTTGGTGCATTTTGGAATGACCAAACGAAAAGTCCATACTTAAATCGGCAAACAGAGAATTGTTCGTAGTCAGTTCAACATGCTGTGCGTGCAATTGCTTTGGCTTATCCGGATAGTCAGCGTCAATATTCCAGTCATCGAAGTCGAGAGGCCGGTCTTCATACAAAGTGAACACATTGCCGCCCTGCTGTCTGGCCAGCCATTCTCGATGCGTTTGTCGATCCACGATACTTTCAAAAACGCCATCGGCCCGATAAATAACATCGTAGTAACTTGTGTGCAACGTGTTTCCGTCGATTCGGACCGTTTTGTTTGAGCTTTCCGTTGGTAGAATGCCACGGGTTGCATGGGCCACGCTACCTAACGCGGGAACATCTACAAGAGCATACGATTGGTTTCCGTCGGTGGTTGTTGGCACGTCCTCGACGTTAGTCACACCCTTTGGGAGACGAACCAACTGTTTGACAGGCCAAGGTAAAGAGTTTCGGAAAAGTAGGCAGTTCTCGTGCTTTTTGGTTAACTGATGATCCAGCTCTTGCCGGAGTTGCCGCACACCGTCGAAAAGCTGTTTAAATTCTTTGGCAGTGTCTTCGTAAACCTCTTTGATCGCTGAGCCGGGCAAAATATCATGAAATTGGTTGCGCAGCAAAATAATCCATAATTTCCTTATTCTTTCTGCCGGGTAAGAAATACCTTTCTGAACATGAGCCGCCGTATACCATATTTCCAGTTGACGTAGCGCATATTCAGCCCGGCGATTCCAATTTTTTACCTTTGCCTGAGAGGTATAGGTGCCTCGGTGGTATTCCAGATACAATTCACCATCCCAAATCGCTACGGGTTCCTGTGTGTGTGCGATGCGGTCATTCAATTGATCAAAATAATTGTCAACACGCCCATTTTCTATCGTCGGCATTCCGGGCAATTCGTTAATAATCCGGATGTTCTTAATCTCTTCACGTGTCGGACCGCCGCCACCATCACCATAGCCATAGCTTAACAATAAATCATTATTAATGTCCTTATCAGTGTAGACATGGTAAGTTCCCAATACAGTACGCGGATTAATTTCACCGTTGTAGGTGTAGCGCCATTGTTTTGGATCATAGAAATCTGTATTGGCTTCCACTGTAGTAATAAAATGTGTCAACACCTTGGAACCGTCGATACCACGCCAATAAAAAGTGTCATGAGGCATTCTGTTAGTGTCGTTCCAACTAATTTTCGTCGTCATGAAATTGGGGATATCGAAACCCTGAAGAATCTGCGGGAGAGCAGCCGAATAGCCAAAAACATCTGGCAGCCACAAAACATTTTGTCGAGCAGCAAATTTACTTTGGAAATAATCAATACCATAGAGAAATTGTCGTGTAAGTGATTCGCCGCTGGGAATATTCGTATCAGGTTCCAACCAAGTAGCACCATTTGCTTCCCAGCGCCCCTCAGCGATACGCTGTTTAATCTGATTATACAGTTCCGGATAATCCTCCGCCAAGAATGCATAATCCTGGGGTGTACTCTGAAAGAAGCGATAATCGGGATACTCTTTCATCAGCTCTAACACTGTGGAGAACGATCGGGCAATCTTCTCCCTGGTATGCCGCAAGCGCCAAAGCCATGCGACATCGATATGAGTGTGTCCCACGGCTGTGATATGATATCCCTTCTTTTCGCCAGCGTGCTGGGAAATGAAGCGATGAATGATCGTAAGTGCCTGATTGCATGTGGCCCCGATCGTTTCAGTACTTTCGTTAGACCAATAAAACCTCTTAATGATCTGTTTCACCAAATTGATATATGCATATTTCAGCGGTTCGTCATCATCCATTTCTTGGATGACATCAACAATATTGCGAAGGTAATCGAAACAATCAACGACCGATTGCGGTATAATGCCGACGGCCAAAGCACGTAAAACATAATGTTGAATAACCGGCACGCCGCCACCTTCCAAACCGGTCCACAGTTTGATATTGACGTCTAATTGCGAGTTGCTGAAAGTGTGATCAAAATACGCATCTTCGTGATTACTATC from the Sporolactobacillus sp. Y61 genome contains:
- a CDS encoding GntR family transcriptional regulator, with the protein product MTIDHSSKKPMHLQIREDLLKKILSGYYKENQLIPKEVELAEDYGVSRPTVRQSIQSLVNEGYLERKKRKGTIVRRRKIPQEFTHIIESYNAEMDRKGLLPNTKVLTFKEEVANEEIAENLEIKEGDGVYKLIRLRFIEDDPIVLVTTYLPAKLLKDFLNVDFSQQQLYSVLAKQGYPVKSVRRKLEVMKAGETVGALLDIDEIDPIFYFHTVGYTDCHVPIEYSISKYRGDLNSFIFEISNHTSDFHNE
- the deoC gene encoding deoxyribose-phosphate aldolase translates to MTRYTIDDLSRFIDHTNLKPNATKEDMEKLCQEAKTYHFKMVAINQVQTALCASLLEGTDIHVGAAISFPFGQTTIKAKLAETRDALENGADEIDYVINISELKNKNDDYIKKEMSQIVGLCRAHQAISKVIFENAFLTKDEIIRLAEIAREVKPDFIKTSTGFGPSGAKFEDVQLMKKTVGPAVKVKAAGGIRDAQTFVKMIQNGAERIGCSASIQIISEIKEQMASAGKTFIDI
- a CDS encoding alpha-mannosidase, whose product is MGQDFQQFLRKANQQLDYLHDYFYRGFANVEEAVIMEDTRDDKRRIPQHGEWAPVKIGDHWDGRDRYFWLKFSLSVPHLQDGQHYVLHMDLGRTGEGNNSGFEGLVFVNGHPRQAVDSNHEDAYFDHTFSNSQLDVNIKLWTGLEGGGVPVIQHYVLRALAVGIIPQSVVDCFDYLRNIVDVIQEMDDDEPLKYAYINLVKQIIKRFYWSNESTETIGATCNQALTIIHRFISQHAGEKKGYHITAVGHTHIDVAWLWRLRHTREKIARSFSTVLELMKEYPDYRFFQSTPQDYAFLAEDYPELYNQIKQRIAEGRWEANGATWLEPDTNIPSGESLTRQFLYGIDYFQSKFAARQNVLWLPDVFGYSAALPQILQGFDIPNFMTTKISWNDTNRMPHDTFYWRGIDGSKVLTHFITTVEANTDFYDPKQWRYTYNGEINPRTVLGTYHVYTDKDINNDLLLSYGYGDGGGGPTREEIKNIRIINELPGMPTIENGRVDNYFDQLNDRIAHTQEPVAIWDGELYLEYHRGTYTSQAKVKNWNRRAEYALRQLEIWYTAAHVQKGISYPAERIRKLWIILLRNQFHDILPGSAIKEVYEDTAKEFKQLFDGVRQLRQELDHQLTKKHENCLLFRNSLPWPVKQLVRLPKGVTNVEDVPTTTDGNQSYALVDVPALGSVAHATRGILPTESSNKTVRIDGNTLHTSYYDVIYRADGVFESIVDRQTHREWLARQQGGNVFTLYEDRPLDFDDWNIDADYPDKPKQLHAQHVELTTNNSLFADLSMDFSFGHSKMHQVIRFYAHSPRIDFITQVDWHEHQTLLRTAFNTTIQSDYARYDIQYGNVQRPTSDNTSWDQAKFETVAHKWADLSERDCGLALLNDCKYGYRIKGQQMSLTLLKSGIDPDPNADEGRHKFTYSLLPHEGDFLSGDVEKVSEELNDPLQIVTNASDDQLTALVNLSGEFPVALDTIKMSEDEKAVIIRLHDYSGTKNVITVQPQFRYVNVVQVKLDEQKKNIPVTEINHDKLQILMNPYQIATLRFDISN